The Vicia villosa cultivar HV-30 ecotype Madison, WI linkage group LG1, Vvil1.0, whole genome shotgun sequence genome includes a region encoding these proteins:
- the LOC131629177 gene encoding probable serine/threonine-protein kinase PIX13, with the protein MGNCWSLQPSGDRPYSNTAADTNNQSGRPPFSFGLSNLGLLTNGNSTSLGRSSNSGGNSRLFSSNNHSTGNNTSTSLWGSENSKISRVREDEEFPYGQILDAANLKVFTLAELKAATRNFRPDTLLGEGGFGSVYKGLFKERATSKRDENSTIAIKKLNSNSTQGFVEWQSEVNFLGRLSHPNLVKLLGFGREDGELFLVYEFLHRGSLDNHLFGRGSNVRPLSWDRRLKIIIGAARGLNFLHSLEKKIIYRDLKPSNILLDKAYTAKLSDFGLARSIPSDDRTHVSTQIVGTRGYAAPEYIATGHLYVKSDVYGFGIVLLEILTGKRIGEIIRLSEPKSLRDWLKSNLLNRAKSRSNMDAKLEGRYPPNLASQVAQLALKCIQTEPKIRPSMKEVLETLESIEAANEKPADNIKRTTNSKAVRSHGQPDGG; encoded by the exons ATGGGAAACTGTTGGAGTCTTCAACCTTCGGGCGATCGTCCATACTCAAATACCGCAGCTGACACGAACAATCAATCAG GGAGGCCTCCATTTTCTTTTGGTCTCAGCAACTTAGGATTGTTAACAAATGGCAATTCCACCTCTCTTGGGCGTAGCAGCAACTCTGGAGGAAATAGCAGACTATTTAGTAGTAATAATCACTCAACAGGAAATAATACAAGTACATCTCTTTGGGGCTCTGAGAATAGCAAGATCTCTCGAGTAAGAGAAGATGAGGAGTTTCCTTATGGGCAAATCTTGGATGCTGCAAACTTGAAAGTTTTTACTTTGGCAGAACTGAAAGCAGCTACTAGAAATTTTCGTCCAGATACTTTATTAGGAGAGGGTGGGTTCGGTAGCGTATACAAGGGTTTGTTTAAGGAGAGAGCAACCTCAAAAAGAGACGAGAATTCGACTATTGCCATCAAGAAATTGAATTCTAACAGCACGCAAGGATTTGTAGAATGGCAG TCAGAGGTGAATTTCTTAGGAAGGCTTTCTCATCCCAACCTTGTAAAGCTGTTGGGATTTGGGCGTGAGGATGGCGAGTTATTTCTGGTGTATGAATTTTTGCACCGTGGCAGCTTGGACAACCACCTATTTGGAA GAGGTTCAAATGTTCGTCCACTTTCATGGGACAGAAGACTGAAAATTATTATTGGAGCAGCTAGGGGACTAAATTTCCTTCACTCCTTGGAGAAGAAAATTATATACAGAGATCTCAAACCCTCAAATATACTACTTGACAAG GCATACACAGCCAAGCTGTCAGACTTTGGCTTGGCCAGATCTATTCCTTCTGATGATCGCACTCATGTATCAACACAGATTGTAGGAACACGTGGCTATGCCGCCCCGGAGTACATTGCCACAG GTCATTTGTATGTGAAAAGTGATGTATATGGATTTGGGATTGTTTTGTTGGAGATACTAACCGGTAAGCGGATAGGCGAGATAATACGCCTAAGCGAGCCAAAGTCCCTACGTGATTGGCTCAAATCAAACCTATTAAATAGAGCAAAATCAAGAAGCAACATGGATGCAAAGTTGGAAGGAAGATATCCACCGAACTTAgcttcacaagtagctcaacttGCTCTCAAATGCATCCAAACAGAACCCAAAATTAGGCCATCAATGAAGGAAGTCCTTGAAACATTGGAAAGTATTGAAGCAGCCAATGAGAAACCAGCTGATAATATAAAGAGGACTACAAATTCCAAGGCAGTTCGGTCACATGGCCAACCAGATGGTGGTTAA